Proteins encoded in a region of the Phoenix dactylifera cultivar Barhee BC4 chromosome 3, palm_55x_up_171113_PBpolish2nd_filt_p, whole genome shotgun sequence genome:
- the LOC103704082 gene encoding 18.1 kDa class I heat shock protein-like, translating to MSLIPRGWGFGSSIFDPWDPFEGFPFNTSLSSFPRLSLPSESSAFANARIDWKETPEAHVFKADLPGVKKEELKVEVEEGNVLQISGERSREQEEKTDTWHRVERSSGKFLRRFRLPDNAKMDQVKAAVENGVLTVTVPKEEAKKSEVKSIEISG from the coding sequence ATGTCGCTTATCCCTCGCGGCTGGGGTTTTGGGTCGAGCATCTTCGATCCCTGGGATCCCTTCGAGGGCTTCCCCTTCAACAcctccctttcctccttccctCGTCTTTCCCTTCCTAGCGAGTCATCCGCCTTCGCCAACGCCCGCATCGACTGGAAGGAGACCCCGGAGGCCCACGTCTTCAAGGCCGACCTCCCTGGCGTCAAAAAGGAGGAGCTGAaggtggaggtggaggagggcAACGTCCTCCAGATCAGCGGCGAGCGGAGCCGGGAGCAGGAGGAAAAGACCGACACGTGGCACCGCGTCGAGAGGAGCAGCGGCAAGTTCTTGAGGCGGTTCCGGCTGCCGGACAACGCGAAGATGGACCAGGTGAAGGCGGCCGTGGAGAACGGAGTGCTCACGGTGACCGTTCCCAAGGAGGAGGCCAAGAAGTCGGAGGTGAAATCCATCGAGATCTCCGGCTGA
- the LOC103704080 gene encoding protein SSUH2 homolog has translation MEQPLVSEVEAGEKGEEEWRAYQYVGRSASVHVGRGEEVSVEEIRSASAFSDPYYPPSIHAALVSSPEPDHPQDQAVVYQGGYGGYPTGYTSKEYGREILDEVEIRQLLMDHVGHRCCWGSRPARRWKICAIEDCNVYMGTLETFMEEREIIRETEPYLGGKIDGKDRGPELGIWELDLRSEFPLLFVSHKETKVKIPHSEAIEKCSGCDSRGEIACPTCNAGQERGCYKENQMTQCPACYGRGLIAHRDGSDTVCTNCNGKGMLPCATCGSRGLVKCQTCSGQGSLLARSIALVKWRTLSNRKVSAASGAASVPDEVFHGARGVQLCNIQAYQCTPAFFADSYLLNRFSSEVIAGRSPVPPSARVICERHMISVVPVTRVTMAHGNRSFSFYIIGYSREVYIRDYPGKLCWGLCCCLEWLKI, from the exons ATGGAGCAGCCACTGGTCTCTG AAGTGGAAGCGGGAGAGAAAGGCGAGGAGGAGTGGAGGGCCTACCAGTACGTGGGTAGGAGCGCGTCGGTGCACGTAGGACGAGGTGAGGAGGTGAGCGTGGAGGAGATCCGATCCGCCTCCGCCTTCTCTGATCCCTACTATCCTCCTTCCATCCACGCCGCCCTCGTCAGCTCCCCCGAGCCTGATCATCCCCAAG ATCAAGCAGTTGTTTATCAAGGAGGGTATGGTGGATACCCTACTGGATACACTTCAAAGGAATATGGAAG GGAAATTTTGGATGAGGTGGAAATTCGGCAGTTACTTATGGATCACGTTGGGCATCGTTGTTGCTGGGGAAGTCGACCCGCCCGGAGATGGAAAATTTGTGCCATCGAAGACTGCAATGTGTATATGGGGACTCTAGAAACTTTcatggaagagagagaaattatAAGAGAAACAGAGCCATACCTGGGTGGGAAAATTGATGGCAAAGATAGGGGGCCAGAACTTGGCATATGGGAATTGGATCTTAGGTCCGAATTTCCACTTCTCTTTGTGTCACACAAAGAAACAAAAGTTAAGATTCCTCATTCTGAAGCTATCGAGAAATGCTCGG GTTGTGATAGTCGAGGTGAGATAGCCTGCCCAACATGCAATGCTGGCCAAGAACGTGGATGTTACAAGGAAAATCAGATGACTCAATGCCCTGCCTGTTATGGGAGGGGTTTAATTGCTCATCGAGATGGATCTGATACAGT ATGCACAAACTGCAACGGTAAGGGGATGCTACCTTGTGCAACTTGTGGATCACGCGGGCTCGTAAAATGTCAGACATGCAGCGGACAAGGTTCCCTCCTCGCACGCAGCATTGCTCTTGTTAAATG GAGGACCCTTTCAAACCGAAAAGTTAGTGCTGCCAGTGGTGCTGCCTCGGTTCCTGATGAGGTGTTCCACGGAGCCAGAGGTGTCCAGCTGTGCAACATACAGGCATACCAATGCACGCCTGCCTTCTTTGCTGACTCTTATCTCCTGAATAGGTTCTCTTCAGAAGTTATTGCCGGACGGTCTCCTGTTCCCCCTTCTGCTAGGGTCATTTGTGAGAGGCACATGATCTCTGTTGTCCCTGTCACACGTGTGACAATGGCTCATGGCAACCGATCTTTCAGTTTTTATATCATTGGGTACAGCAGAGAGGTTTATATAAGGGACTATCCTGGGAAGCTTTGTTGGGGTCTCTGTTGTTGCTTGGAGTGGTTGAAGATATGA
- the LOC103704081 gene encoding LOW QUALITY PROTEIN: pentatricopeptide repeat-containing protein At2g39620 (The sequence of the model RefSeq protein was modified relative to this genomic sequence to represent the inferred CDS: deleted 1 base in 1 codon; substituted 1 base at 1 genomic stop codon), giving the protein MPACCRLRPFSSLAAAASARTPTPFSTNPTHYLDYRHLLRSCKDLRSLLQIHARLVVLGAASDDSIRALLLNSYSTFHQSVSALSVFKSSPYSTVMLWNSMIRCYTRTGEHNKAIQFYNDMVGRGIEADKYTFTFLLKACTGALDSDTGILVHREIVSRGLRKDVFIGTSLVDMYSKLGMIDTAREVFESMQVLDVVSWNAMIAGLSQIGDPHEALAFFRKMQLVGEVPNSVTVLNLFPAICELSALLLCRAVHGFVIRKHLFACRFXGLIDAYCKCGRTDIARKVFDGMSSSKDDVSWGTMISGYVHNGCFLEALELFDELTRENLKLNQVSVVSALSAAAEIGDLGRGIEIHNYAINKESDLDIAVNTMLVTMYARCGDVEIAKSLFDGIQEKDIVSWSAMISAFVQTGHPKEAVNLFREMLLAGITPNSVTLVSLLPACADLLNLKLGRSMHCYALKSKISLDVTMATALVAMYAQCGSFSSAHILFDGLDHKDVVTWNALINGYAQMGEACKALQMFYQLRSFGQQPDPGTIVGVLPACALLRCQDEGACIHGLVIRNGFDSDLHVKNAIIDMYAKFGDIYSARILFFETKLYNDVISWNTMIAGYMHNGLASEAIATFHLMRAENLKPNFVTLMSVIPAASYLASLREGMALHSYVIRIGFESHVLVANSLIDMYSKCGRLDYARDFFNQMDNRDTVTWNVMLAGYAIHGLGENAISLFSLMKDNYIKADSVSFISTLSACRHGGLIAEGRKIFESMKSEYEVEPNLEHYACMVDLLGRAGRLDEAWGLIQRMPMTPDAGIWGALLGACRLHSNVWMGEMAVDRLVRLEPKNAAHYVVLANIYAQAGRWADARKVRVAMNQTGLNKTPGCSWVEINNAIHAFRVGDQSHPQYKSMCNLWNGLLEKMENMGYVADTSSVLHNVEEEEKLSFLHGHSERLAISFALLSTEPGMTIQIIKNLRVCGDCHTVTKLVSKITNRKIIVRDSTRFHHFEDGICSCKDYW; this is encoded by the exons ATGCCCGCGTGCTGCCGCCTTCGTCCCTTCAGCTCCCTGGCGGCAGCGGCATCCGCCCGGACCCCCACGCCGTTCTCCACCAACCCCACTCATTACTTGGACTATCGTCACCTCCTCCGTTCGTGCAAAGATCTCCGCTCCCTCCTCCAAATCCACGCTCGCCTCGTGGTCCTCGGAGCCGCATCCGACGACTCCATCCGCGCCCTGCTTCTCAATTCCTACTCAACCTTCCACCAATCCGTCTCCGCTCTCTCCGTCTTCAAATCCTCTCCCTACTCCACcgtcatgctgtggaactccaTGATCAGATGCTACACCAGAACGGGGGAGCATAACAAGGCAATTCAGTTCTACAATGACATGGTGGGACGAGGTATCGAAGCCGACAAGTACACCTTCACCTTTCTTTTGAAGGCCTGCACCGGGGCGCTCGACTCGGATACTGGCATTTTGGTTCACCGCGAGATAGTCAGCAGAGGATTACGAAAGGATGTCTTTATTGGGACTAGCCTTGTTGACATGTACTCTAAACTGGGCATGATCGATACTGCACGCGAGGTGTTTGAGTCAATGCAGGTGTTGGATGTTGTCTCGTGGAATGCCATGATTGCTGGGCTGTCTCAGATCGGTGATCCTCATGAAGCATTAGCATTTTTCCGGAAGATGCAGTTGGtcggtgaagtccccaattcAGTTACCGTTCTTAACTTGTTTCCGGCTATTTGTGAACTGTCTGCTCTTTTGCTTTGCAGGGCTGTTCACGGTTTTGTCATTAGGAAGCATCTTTTTGCCTGCCGTTTTTAA GGGTTGATTGATGCTTACTGCAAATGTGGGAGGACTGACATTGCTCGTAAGGTTTTTGATGGGATGTCGAGTTCTAAAGATGATGTTTCATGGGGGACCATGATCTCTGGTTATGTCCACAATGGGTGTTTTCTGGAGGCTTTGGAGCTTTTTGATGAACTGACAAGAGAGAACCTGAAGTTGAACCAGGTGTCGGTGGTGAGTGCTCTTTCAGCTGCAGCTGAGATAGGAGACCTAGGGAGGGGGATTGAAATTCACAACTATGCAATAAACAAAGAATCAGATTTGGATATTGCAGTCAACACAATGCTTGTGACAATGTACGCTAGGTGTGGGGACGTAGAGATAGCAAAATCATTGTTTGATGGTATTCAAGAAAAAGATATTGTTTCTTGGTCTGCAATGATCTCAGCATTTGTTCAAACAGGCCATCCCAAAGAAGCAGTGAACCTTTTTCGAGAGATGCTGCTAGCAGgcattacacctaattctgtGACTCTTGTCAGTCTACTTCCAGCTTGTGCTGATTTGTTAAATCTGAAGTTGGGAAGAAGCATGCATTGCTATGCCTTAAAATCAAAGATTAGTCTAGATGTTACAATGGCAACTGCCCTGGTAGCAATGTATGCTCAGTGTGGATCTTTTAGCTCAGCACATATTCTGTTTGATGGCTTAGATCACAAAGATGTTGTCACTTGgaatgcattgatcaatggaTATGCACAGATGGGGGAAGCATGTAAGGCTTTGCAGATGTTTTATCAATTACGATCATTCGGACAGCAACCGGACCCTGGAACCATAGTTGGTGTGCTTCCAGCTTGTGCTCTCTTAAGATGCCAAGATGAAGGTGCTTGCATACATGGACTGGTTATCAGGAATGGGTTTGATTCAGATCTTCATGTGAAAAATGCAATTATTGATATGTATGCCAAGTTTGGGGATATTTATTCTGCCAGGATCTTATTCTTTGAGACCAAATTATATAATGATGTGATATCGTGGAATACCATGATAGCAGGATACATGCACAATGGGCTTGCTAGTGAAGCAATAGCTACTTTCCACCTAATGAGAGCTGAGAATCTTAAGCCCAATTTCGTTACTCTCATGAGTGTAATTCCAGCAGCTTCATACTTGGCTTCTTTAAGAGAAGGCATGGCTCTCCATTCATATGTGATCAGGATAGGGTTTGAATCTCATGTGCTTGTGGCAAACAGTCTAATTGACATGTACTCGAAATGTGGAAGGCTTGATTATGCTCGTGACTTCTTCAATCAAATGGACAATAGAGATACAGTAACATGGAATGTGATGCTTGCTGGATATGCCATACATGGGCTTGGTGAAAATGCCATCTCGTTGTTTTCACTGATGAAAGACAATTACATCAAAGCTGATTCAGTATCCTTTATTAGCACCTTGTCTGCTTGCAGGCATGGGGGTTTAATAGCAGAAGGTAGAAAGATTTTTGAATCCATGAAATCTGAATACGAGGTGGAGCCTAACCTGGAACACTATGCCTGCATGGTAGATTTGCTAGGTCGTGCTGGTCGATTGGATGAAGCTTGGGGTTTGATTCAAAGAATGCCAATGACTCCTGATGCTGGTATTTGGGGAGCTCTATTGGGTGCTTGCAGACTGCATTCTAATGTATGGATGGGAGAAATGGCAGTAGACCGCTTAGTTAGACTAGAGCCGAAGAATGCTGCACATTATGTTGTTCTGGCTAATATATATGCTCAGGCAGGAAGATGGGCTGATGCTAGAAAGGTGAGAGTAGCAATGAATCAGACAGGTCTGAACAAGACACCTGGTTGTAGTTGGGTTGAGATAAATAATGCCATTCACGCATTTAGAGTTGGTGACCAATCCCACCCACAATACAAAAGCATGTGTAATCTGTGGAATGGCTTGCTTGAAAAGATGGAGAATATGGGTTATGTCGCAGACACAAGTTCAGTGCTTCATAatgtggaggaagaggagaaattATCCTTCCTACATGGCCATAGTGAGAGACTAGCCATATCCTTTGCTCTTTTGAGCACAGAACCAGGGATGACAATCCAAATAATAAAAAACCTCCGCGTTTGTGGAGATTGCCACACGGTCACAAAACTAGTCTCAAAGATCACTAACCGTAAGATAATTGTCAGAGATTCTACTCGTTTTCATCATTTTGAGGATGGTATATGCTCATGTAAGGACTACTGGTGA